GTGACCGTCTCGCTGACGTCCTGGCCTGCACCGGCAAGTTTTCAAGCTATTTCGTGCAGGGCTCCAGCGGCACCGGCGGAGGCATAATCGACGCAGGATTTACCGGCATAAAAAAATACACCGTCACATTAGGCTCGGCGTCCGACATCGCCGGCAGCCTGAAATTCCACATCGGAAACAGCAACGACGCCGACGTGTCTTTGACTCTCGCCTCCGTGAAGCTTGAAATCGGCGACGTCTCTACACTGAAAGATACGGACGTGGCCGACTACGCCGAACAAGAGATGATATGCCAGCGCTATCTGGTGCCAATCTCCGCCGCGCAGCGCTTCCGGCTCGAAAGCTATACGTCGGACGTTCTCCAATTCCACATCCCGACGCCGCAGCGGATGCGCGCATTGCCGACGGTGGAAGATGTATCGGCGCTGTCAATTAAGACTCTTGCGGTAGTCGGCAGCGGCGTATCGATATCCAGCATAGAGACGCTGCGCCGCGACCCAGACGTATTCCTGCGTGTGAACGCGCCGTCGCACGGGCTCACCGACTGTCTGCTCTACGCTAACAGCGCGACGTTCCTGAACGCGGAGCTGTAGGAGGAATAAGACATGTACAAAGTATACGTAAAAACAGATGCGGCGGACAACGTCGTATCCGTCAACTCCGAAGCCTTCCTGCCCGACCCCGTGCCGGCCGGCTGGATAGAGGTGGACGAAGGCGAAGGCGATAAGTATCACCACGCGCAGAGCAACTATTTTAGCAAACCGCTGATGACAGACGACGGCAAATATCAGTACCGCATAGCGGACGGCGCGGTCGTAGAAAACGACGTATCGCCGACGTTGGACGAATTGAAGGCGAAAAAGCGCGCGGAAATGGCCGCGGCGCGTTACGCCGCTGAAATATCCGGCATAACGCTCTCGGGCGCGGTTATCCGCACCGACCGCGAAAGCCAGGCGCTCATAACGGGCGCGGCGCTCGCGGCGTCGCACGACGAAAACTACTCGGTCACGTGGAAGGCGAAAAACGGCTTCGTGACGCTCACGGCGGCGCAGATAATAGCAGTCGCGCAGGCGGTGCGGGCGCACGTAGAAGCCTGCTTCGACCGCGAGGCTGAATTGCAGACGGCGATAGAGGCGGCGGAATCCGCCGAAGCGCTCGACGAAATCACATGGGAGGCGTAGATATGAAAACAATTAGTAAACATATGCGGGGGGGGGGGCACTGTGAGTTTGTAAGCCTTACAGCGCTGACCCAAAGTATACACAACATGACGGGAGCGGGTGGGCGCCATGTCGAATAAGCTCGTATTCCAAAGGCGCACGGCTGCGGGGTTGCAGACCGTCGGCGAGTACTTCGCGGCGTATGAGAAGCGTAACATGCTGGACAACGCGGACTTCCGCAATCCGGTCAACCAGCGTGCGGAAAGTGAATATTCGGTGAGCCGCAAATATACGCTCGACCGCTGGGCGTTATATACGTCCGGCGGCAGCGTGCGGAGAAACAGCGGCTACGTCACGCTCTCCTGCACGAACGGCGCGGCGTATATGATACAGCCGATACGACTCGTCGGGCTCGCGGGGCGGACGGTTACGCTGTCGGTGCAGCTGCTCGCCGGCTCCGGCAGAATAGGCGTCTTCGCGAACCCGGACATATACAGCGTCGCGAACCCGACGAGCAGGGCGATGAGCGGCGCGGGCGTACACAGCATAACGGCGGTCGTGCCGTCCGACGCGTCCGGCTACCTCTGCGCGTATATATCCTGCACCACCGGCGAGACGCTGAACATAGCGCGGGCTATGCTCGAGTACGGAGACGAGAGCACGCTGGCGCAGGCGGCTCCGGGGAACTACGATACGGAACTGCTCGCCTGCCTCCGCTACGCGATGGCGATAAGCACGCCGAGCCGCTTCCGCATGACGAACTA
This genomic window from Synergistes jonesii contains:
- a CDS encoding DUF4376 domain-containing protein, translating into MYKVYVKTDAADNVVSVNSEAFLPDPVPAGWIEVDEGEGDKYHHAQSNYFSKPLMTDDGKYQYRIADGAVVENDVSPTLDELKAKKRAEMAAARYAAEISGITLSGAVIRTDRESQALITGAALAASHDENYSVTWKAKNGFVTLTAAQIIAVAQAVRAHVEACFDREAELQTAIEAAESAEALDEITWEA